In the genome of Paenibacillus pabuli, one region contains:
- a CDS encoding MarR family winged helix-turn-helix transcriptional regulator produces MYNSDFAKCWSKLTKDYKLHMDHELAPSLTEAQLAVLEVLEDHEKMKPSDLIPFLATTPAAVTMLLDRMEKNGLIRRDRDDQDRRIVWVSLSDKGRMETERGITIRNEFMNSLLSNISMHNQQLLVYLLGKMTTQKTKEHALSTS; encoded by the coding sequence ATGTATAATTCCGATTTTGCCAAGTGCTGGTCGAAGCTGACCAAGGACTACAAGCTGCATATGGATCATGAGCTGGCACCGTCGTTAACAGAGGCGCAGCTGGCCGTACTGGAGGTTCTTGAGGATCACGAGAAGATGAAACCATCCGATCTGATTCCTTTTCTGGCTACAACACCCGCAGCAGTAACGATGTTGTTGGATCGTATGGAGAAAAACGGTCTGATTCGCCGGGATCGGGATGATCAGGATCGACGAATTGTATGGGTATCCTTATCTGATAAGGGACGCATGGAGACTGAACGAGGAATCACAATTCGCAATGAATTTATGAATTCGCTCCTCAGCAACATTTCAATGCATAACCAGCAATTACTGGTATATCTACTAGGCAAAATGACGACGCAAAAAACAAAAGAGCATGCCTTATCCACATCTTAA
- a CDS encoding 4-hydroxyphenylacetate 3-hydroxylase family protein encodes MPVKSGKQYIERIDAQTVPCWYKGELVSGKRSEHFAFAGLMETQAKLYDLQSDPRLIDTMTYASPSDGKPVGMSFLPPTSVDDLRRRREAMNIWSGTHHGFLGRSPDYMNTAIMAFYTGAYILEEVSPQYAENLRNYYAYCRDNDITLSHAFIQPHASKISGQLDEIEDAIAAKVVDRTEEGLIINGAFMMATQAATSDEILVYPSPSPAPFEDENPFAFAFAVPNDLPGISLICRDTYAADSNFNYPLSSRYEEMDNIVIFDHVLVPHERIFFAGNEEMSGRLFSGSHFHIHAGHQVISRYIAKTEFVLGTIQLLADTLDQAGETHVVEKTARILAGLESLKALAVAAEAGAITDERGFVLPAPKPLMAANLLYPKLYPEMIEILQLLGSSGVIMVPQEEEFRSDIASYLNTYLRGTDMESKERTALFRLIWELGAGSFGGRQTQFERFFFGNTITVSNRMYSAYSADQSYRQLVRDFITKTGK; translated from the coding sequence ATGCCGGTAAAAAGTGGCAAACAGTACATCGAACGTATCGATGCCCAGACAGTCCCGTGTTGGTACAAAGGAGAGCTTGTTTCCGGAAAACGTTCTGAACATTTTGCGTTTGCAGGTTTGATGGAAACACAAGCGAAGTTGTACGATCTTCAGTCTGATCCACGTTTAATCGATACGATGACTTATGCATCTCCTTCTGACGGAAAACCAGTAGGTATGTCCTTTCTGCCTCCAACCAGTGTGGATGACTTGCGAAGACGCCGCGAAGCAATGAATATTTGGTCAGGGACTCATCATGGTTTTTTGGGAAGATCACCCGATTATATGAACACAGCAATTATGGCCTTTTATACTGGGGCATATATTCTTGAAGAAGTATCGCCACAATATGCCGAAAATTTGAGAAACTACTATGCCTACTGCCGGGATAATGATATCACCCTCTCCCACGCCTTCATCCAGCCTCATGCCAGTAAAATTTCCGGACAGTTGGATGAGATCGAAGATGCCATTGCCGCCAAAGTGGTTGATCGGACTGAAGAAGGTCTGATCATTAATGGTGCATTTATGATGGCTACTCAGGCCGCTACGTCAGACGAGATACTGGTGTATCCCTCCCCTTCACCGGCACCGTTCGAAGATGAAAATCCGTTCGCTTTTGCCTTCGCTGTTCCGAATGACCTGCCTGGTATAAGTCTGATCTGCCGGGATACCTATGCAGCCGATTCCAATTTCAACTATCCGCTCAGTTCCAGATATGAAGAGATGGACAATATCGTTATTTTCGATCATGTTCTTGTTCCTCATGAACGGATATTTTTTGCTGGTAATGAGGAAATGTCTGGCCGCCTCTTTAGCGGAAGCCATTTCCACATTCACGCAGGACATCAGGTCATATCCCGATATATTGCCAAAACGGAATTTGTCCTCGGCACAATCCAGTTACTTGCAGATACGCTCGATCAAGCTGGGGAAACTCACGTAGTGGAGAAAACAGCCCGTATACTTGCCGGCCTTGAATCATTAAAAGCTTTGGCAGTGGCAGCAGAAGCAGGTGCCATAACGGATGAACGGGGGTTTGTATTACCCGCTCCCAAACCATTAATGGCAGCAAACCTGCTGTACCCCAAGTTGTATCCTGAGATGATTGAAATTTTGCAGCTCTTGGGTTCCAGCGGCGTAATTATGGTACCTCAGGAAGAAGAATTCCGCTCGGATATTGCATCTTACCTGAATACGTATCTGAGAGGAACCGACATGGAATCCAAGGAACGCACCGCATTGTTCCGACTAATCTGGGAGCTTGGAGCGGGATCATTCGGAGGCAGACAGACCCAGTTCGAACGGTTCTTTTTTGGCAACACAATCACCGTGTCGAACCGGATGTACTCTGCATATTCCGCAGATCAATCGTATCGTCAGCTCGTTCGTGATTTTATTACCAAGACTGGCAAATAA
- a CDS encoding DHA2 family efflux MFS transporter permease subunit: MSTTAAAAPSSAMDNIKKGPIVAALLIGAFVAFLNQTLMNVALPKIMEDLGIGANKAQWLTTGYMLVNGVLIPVTAYLIAKFSTRQIFITAMTLFTLGTLVCGLSPNFGILMVGRVIQAAGAGILMPLMTVVFLTIFPIEKRGQAMGTMGIAMILAPAIGPTLSGYVVEHYSWRLLFYIILPFSVIATAIGIAFVKNVTRQSKPKLDYPGVILSTLGFGSLLYGFSDAGTDGWGSAIVIACLVVGAISLVLFVIRQMTTDHPLLEFRIFKYNMYTLTTIINMLVTMAMFAGMILLPIFLQNIRHFTPIESGLLMMPGAILMGIMSPITGRIFDKVGARWLSVAGLAITAITTWGLSRLTIDTTYGYMMFIYTARMFGMSMLMMPIQTAGLNQLPQRLNAHGTAMSNTLRTVAGAIGTAILVTIMSSKLKSHLADTLAAGQISPDDKAAMLNATADATIYGVNYAFVVATAMTVVALLLAFFIRKTKPATEPVTTEQQKVNATA, translated from the coding sequence ATGAGTACTACTGCAGCAGCAGCGCCATCCTCAGCGATGGACAACATTAAGAAAGGCCCGATTGTGGCCGCATTGTTAATCGGTGCATTCGTCGCCTTCCTGAACCAAACGTTGATGAACGTAGCTCTTCCTAAAATTATGGAGGACCTGGGTATCGGAGCGAATAAAGCACAATGGTTAACTACGGGTTATATGCTCGTCAATGGTGTCTTGATCCCGGTTACGGCATATCTGATTGCCAAATTCTCGACACGTCAAATTTTTATTACAGCCATGACGCTATTTACATTAGGAACCTTGGTCTGTGGTTTAAGTCCGAACTTTGGTATTCTGATGGTAGGTCGTGTTATTCAAGCAGCAGGTGCAGGTATTCTGATGCCTCTGATGACGGTTGTATTCTTGACGATCTTCCCGATTGAGAAGCGTGGTCAGGCTATGGGTACGATGGGGATCGCGATGATTCTCGCTCCGGCCATAGGGCCAACACTGTCAGGTTATGTGGTTGAACATTATTCCTGGAGACTGTTGTTCTATATCATTTTGCCATTCTCCGTTATTGCCACTGCCATCGGTATTGCTTTTGTCAAAAATGTAACACGTCAATCCAAACCTAAATTGGACTATCCAGGTGTTATTTTATCCACACTCGGTTTTGGTAGCTTGTTGTACGGCTTCAGTGATGCAGGTACAGACGGATGGGGCAGTGCAATTGTTATCGCATGTCTGGTCGTAGGGGCCATTTCCCTGGTTCTGTTTGTTATTAGACAGATGACAACCGATCATCCGCTTTTGGAGTTCCGTATTTTCAAATACAATATGTATACATTAACAACGATCATTAACATGCTTGTTACGATGGCGATGTTCGCCGGTATGATTTTGCTTCCAATTTTCTTACAAAATATTCGCCATTTCACACCGATTGAATCTGGTTTGCTGATGATGCCGGGCGCCATCCTGATGGGGATTATGTCTCCAATTACAGGTCGCATCTTCGATAAAGTTGGTGCACGCTGGTTGTCCGTTGCGGGTCTTGCCATTACCGCTATTACAACTTGGGGGCTCAGCCGCCTGACGATCGACACTACATATGGCTACATGATGTTTATCTACACAGCCCGTATGTTCGGTATGTCGATGTTGATGATGCCAATTCAAACAGCAGGTCTGAATCAGCTTCCACAGCGCCTGAATGCGCATGGTACAGCGATGTCCAACACATTGCGTACGGTTGCTGGGGCGATTGGTACTGCGATTCTCGTTACGATTATGAGTAGCAAACTTAAATCCCATTTGGCAGATACTTTAGCAGCAGGCCAAATCTCTCCAGATGATAAGGCTGCGATGCTGAATGCTACCGCTGATGCAACAATCTATGGTGTAAACTATGCGTTTGTCGTAGCAACTGCGATGACTGTAGTTGCTCTCCTGCTGGCGTTCTTTATCCGTAAAACAAAACCGGCTACTGAACCAGTAACAACGGAGCAACAAAAAGTGAATGCAACAGCTTAA
- a CDS encoding AAA family ATPase, with the protein MSKTNHINRIPRAKGIDMAAFYSPKECGRKAKHIVFSADNERVVEEFITILGMKEQFAEHDVPMPNKMVMFGPPGTGKTLTAFHLAHRLQLPLVLVRLDAIIHSHLGETGSNVRKLFEYARANPCVLFLDEFDAVGRTRESNDEVKEMARVVNTLLQCLDEFEGDSILVAATNLETQLDQAIWRRFDTKMTYGMPDESSRRLYISKLMGQFEQESRLEELTCERLAGCSYADVEQIVLKAKRKAIIASSPLHKQFINDAYAEYMPRVLST; encoded by the coding sequence ATGAGCAAAACCAACCATATAAACCGGATACCCCGAGCGAAAGGCATCGATATGGCCGCTTTTTATTCACCGAAAGAATGTGGAAGAAAGGCAAAGCATATTGTATTTTCCGCAGATAATGAGCGAGTCGTGGAGGAGTTTATTACCATTCTCGGCATGAAAGAGCAGTTTGCAGAGCACGATGTACCGATGCCGAACAAAATGGTGATGTTTGGTCCTCCGGGTACAGGCAAAACGTTAACTGCCTTCCATCTTGCCCACCGACTTCAGCTTCCACTGGTCCTTGTAAGGCTCGATGCCATCATTCACAGCCACCTTGGGGAGACGGGAAGCAATGTACGTAAATTATTCGAATATGCACGGGCTAACCCCTGTGTGCTGTTTCTTGATGAATTTGATGCCGTAGGTCGTACACGTGAAAGTAATGATGAGGTCAAAGAGATGGCTCGTGTCGTCAATACATTATTGCAATGTCTGGATGAATTCGAAGGAGACAGCATTTTGGTTGCCGCTACCAATCTGGAAACCCAGCTGGACCAAGCGATATGGCGACGATTTGATACCAAAATGACCTACGGAATGCCGGATGAATCCAGCCGAAGATTGTACATTAGCAAGCTGATGGGGCAGTTTGAGCAGGAAAGCCGACTGGAAGAATTAACCTGTGAACGCCTCGCGGGATGCAGTTATGCGGATGTAGAACAGATTGTCTTAAAAGCGAAACGGAAAGCCATTATTGCAAGTAGTCCACTGCATAAGCAATTCATTAATGACGCATATGCAGAATATATGCCGCGTGTACTGAGTACATAG
- a CDS encoding HAMP domain-containing sensor histidine kinase has protein sequence MDRQLKRNTPKRKTSILSYWTLRYFLILCIGFTIIVAGALYWIRTTSIEKGLKTAQLLGLEIAEKVTGTEDNLYIPPDLDRLVDKRTKLFNTDNYFCIMVLDNNNQLIYSKPKMTQQDVYYRLSDDLSEPRNKKFAGVTVNVTDDDQILGKVWVMQSKKSIAYNPETMLVVCILFVALILCGWFTIYLLSRKLSRPIRQVAHAAEQIRNGNYEVNLDLNTREREMNELVESFREMSIRLQQLEEWRALSLAGVTHELKTPVTSIKGLVMAVRDDIVSPEEAKEFLDIALKESERMERMVADLLDYNAMSAGGVAVRRERIDLNLLVGEIIYQWKIAYEDKSPEIELHTPSGTLYTIGDALRIQQIIVNLLNNGLQAASDQATVFHIRLRAEADNLFVDVQDNGTGITIEDQPKIFERFYRGEIKKRRTRGLGLGLTYSRLLARAQGGDLTLTSSSPEGSLFSLKLPRWSRPEKPQVEPSYRTTANA, from the coding sequence TTGGATCGCCAACTAAAACGAAATACACCGAAACGTAAAACATCCATTCTGTCCTACTGGACGCTTCGATATTTTTTAATCCTCTGTATCGGTTTCACCATTATTGTTGCAGGGGCACTCTACTGGATCAGAACCACTTCCATTGAGAAAGGTCTCAAAACGGCCCAGCTGCTAGGGTTGGAAATCGCCGAGAAGGTAACAGGAACAGAAGACAACCTGTATATTCCCCCGGATCTTGACAGGCTGGTGGACAAGCGTACCAAGCTTTTCAATACAGATAATTACTTTTGTATTATGGTGCTTGACAACAATAATCAATTGATCTATTCGAAACCGAAAATGACGCAGCAGGATGTGTATTACAGGTTGTCTGACGACCTAAGCGAACCAAGAAACAAAAAATTCGCTGGGGTGACGGTTAACGTGACAGATGACGATCAGATACTCGGTAAAGTGTGGGTCATGCAATCCAAAAAATCCATTGCATACAATCCGGAAACGATGCTGGTGGTGTGCATCCTGTTTGTCGCATTAATCCTTTGTGGTTGGTTTACAATCTATCTCCTGTCCCGAAAGCTCTCCCGGCCTATTCGCCAGGTCGCCCATGCCGCAGAGCAGATTCGAAATGGAAACTATGAGGTCAATCTGGATCTGAACACACGGGAACGGGAGATGAATGAACTCGTTGAATCTTTTCGCGAGATGTCCATCCGTTTGCAGCAATTGGAGGAATGGCGTGCTCTGTCGCTTGCAGGGGTAACCCACGAATTGAAAACACCCGTAACGTCCATTAAAGGACTCGTGATGGCTGTACGGGACGACATCGTTAGTCCAGAGGAAGCGAAAGAATTTCTGGACATCGCACTCAAAGAATCCGAACGAATGGAACGCATGGTCGCTGATCTGCTTGATTATAATGCCATGAGCGCTGGAGGAGTTGCAGTTCGTCGGGAACGCATAGATCTGAATTTGCTGGTGGGTGAGATTATCTATCAGTGGAAAATCGCGTATGAGGATAAGTCTCCCGAGATTGAATTGCATACGCCTTCGGGTACGCTTTATACCATCGGTGATGCTCTTCGAATTCAGCAGATCATCGTCAATCTGCTCAATAACGGGCTCCAAGCAGCTTCCGACCAAGCTACTGTCTTTCATATCCGTTTGCGTGCGGAGGCAGACAATCTGTTTGTTGATGTACAGGACAACGGTACGGGAATCACCATAGAAGATCAACCCAAGATCTTCGAACGTTTCTATCGTGGCGAGATCAAAAAACGCCGCACCCGTGGACTAGGGCTGGGACTTACCTATAGTCGCTTGCTTGCTCGAGCTCAGGGAGGGGATTTAACCCTGACCTCCAGCAGTCCCGAGGGGAGCCTTTTTAGCTTAAAATTGCCACGCTGGTCCAGGCCTGAAAAACCACAAGTAGAGCCCTCGTACCGCACAACAGCTAACGCATAG
- a CDS encoding MarR family winged helix-turn-helix transcriptional regulator yields MSDTYEVFYIINSFRQVNQMLFRAFWNENKEIELTSIQFMVLSILRERPSIGINEVAELCHMGSSSMSAVVERLVKGEYIVRTRSDSDRRSVKLQITDKGEQAQQETHRLWMERVSPILEIPKEDLEHLLRIHNQMIEKLEGREMNNQ; encoded by the coding sequence ATGTCTGACACATACGAAGTATTTTACATTATTAATTCGTTTCGGCAGGTCAATCAAATGCTCTTTCGGGCATTCTGGAATGAAAACAAGGAAATTGAGCTCACTTCGATTCAATTTATGGTGTTATCTATTTTGAGAGAGCGCCCCTCGATTGGTATCAATGAAGTGGCTGAGCTATGTCATATGGGCAGCAGCTCGATGAGCGCTGTGGTGGAGCGTTTGGTCAAGGGTGAGTACATTGTTCGAACACGTTCCGACTCAGACCGCCGATCCGTAAAGCTTCAGATTACGGACAAAGGGGAACAGGCCCAGCAGGAAACACACCGTTTGTGGATGGAGCGTGTGTCACCCATTCTGGAGATCCCGAAGGAAGACCTTGAGCACCTGCTAAGAATTCATAATCAAATGATTGAAAAGTTAGAAGGAAGAGAGATGAACAACCAATGA
- a CDS encoding RluA family pseudouridine synthase produces MMSEFSQGTGNIPILFEDNHLLGITKPVNVPTQEDASGDPDLLTLLKQDLKERYNKPGNVYLGLVHRLDRPVGGAMIFAKTSKAASRLSETVRGRHFRKIYAAVVHGKLPAQHGTLKHTLLKDGSTNTVSVVPKGTAGGKDAVLDYRVIGETDRYSLVHIELHTGRSHQIRVQMKEIGCPLFGDQKYGAGVNKPGQQIALWSAIAAFPHPVTKEEIILQSLPPREFPWAEWPAAVYDQAFKTEQ; encoded by the coding sequence ATGATGTCCGAATTTTCGCAAGGAACCGGTAATATCCCGATTCTGTTTGAAGACAATCATCTGTTAGGCATTACAAAGCCGGTCAATGTACCTACACAGGAAGATGCATCAGGAGATCCGGATTTGCTTACACTGCTCAAACAGGATTTAAAAGAGCGGTATAACAAACCTGGCAACGTTTATCTCGGACTGGTGCATCGACTTGACCGCCCCGTTGGTGGTGCGATGATTTTTGCCAAAACATCAAAAGCTGCATCACGATTATCCGAGACGGTTCGGGGACGTCATTTCCGCAAAATATATGCGGCAGTTGTACATGGAAAATTGCCTGCACAGCATGGGACGTTAAAACATACGCTGCTGAAAGACGGAAGTACCAATACCGTCTCCGTTGTGCCCAAGGGTACAGCTGGCGGTAAAGATGCCGTTTTGGATTACCGTGTCATCGGCGAGACCGACCGTTATAGTCTGGTTCATATTGAGCTGCACACTGGCAGATCTCATCAGATTCGGGTGCAAATGAAAGAAATCGGCTGCCCACTGTTCGGAGATCAGAAGTACGGTGCAGGTGTAAATAAACCCGGACAACAGATTGCTCTCTGGTCTGCCATCGCAGCTTTTCCTCACCCGGTAACGAAGGAAGAAATTATCCTTCAATCCCTGCCTCCCCGTGAATTCCCATGGGCAGAGTGGCCGGCTGCTGTGTATGATCAAGCATTTAAAACAGAACAGTAA
- a CDS encoding flavodoxin gives MAKLLVAYASMTGNTEEIAELIVEGIKQGGHEVDLKSVTDCNASDVLDYDGFLIGVYTWGDGELPDEFLDFYEELDELDLSGKRAAVFGSGDTSYEQYCGAVDLAAAKLLERGAEVSPEMLKIEYSPMEQEKDTCRDFGKRFAAAGLQVS, from the coding sequence ATGGCTAAATTGTTAGTGGCTTATGCAAGTATGACAGGAAATACGGAAGAAATTGCGGAGCTGATCGTCGAAGGGATTAAACAAGGTGGGCATGAAGTGGATCTCAAGTCCGTAACGGATTGCAATGCATCTGATGTACTTGATTATGACGGGTTTCTCATTGGTGTATATACGTGGGGAGACGGTGAGCTGCCAGATGAATTCCTCGATTTTTATGAAGAACTGGATGAACTTGATCTTAGTGGCAAAAGGGCAGCAGTGTTCGGAAGCGGGGATACTTCTTACGAGCAATACTGCGGGGCCGTTGATCTTGCGGCTGCAAAGCTGCTGGAACGTGGGGCGGAGGTATCTCCAGAGATGCTGAAAATTGAATATAGTCCGATGGAGCAGGAGAAGGACACGTGCCGTGACTTTGGTAAACGTTTCGCTGCTGCTGGATTACAGGTGTCCTAA
- a CDS encoding nitroreductase family protein → MSTGLRQDAASGKKRTGTCEFSPLPVPQSVIRRLLDEADPSLYVMSSEPWRFMLFASEGRQLYLEAVRQSYPPHLADRYGDWATYQYTEAIPAHLVVVAPSSAREDHLLPAKAWSKRFCILAAEQGLNAVWKINDYQQHPVFMNLMGLTSEEKVLGVFHIGYGDQSALRDTDAGRPASELMTVYDHLI, encoded by the coding sequence ATGTCTACCGGTTTGAGACAAGATGCAGCAAGCGGCAAGAAACGAACAGGAACTTGTGAATTCAGCCCGTTGCCTGTGCCACAGTCGGTTATAAGACGGTTGCTGGATGAAGCAGATCCATCTTTATATGTGATGAGTTCAGAGCCTTGGCGATTTATGTTGTTCGCCAGTGAAGGACGCCAGCTGTATCTGGAGGCGGTCAGACAGAGTTACCCGCCACATTTGGCAGATCGCTACGGGGATTGGGCTACATATCAATATACTGAAGCTATTCCGGCGCATCTGGTTGTTGTCGCCCCTTCAAGTGCAAGGGAAGACCATTTATTGCCTGCAAAAGCCTGGAGCAAACGTTTTTGCATCCTGGCAGCGGAGCAAGGCTTAAATGCCGTCTGGAAGATCAATGATTACCAACAGCATCCCGTATTTATGAATTTAATGGGTTTAACAAGTGAGGAAAAGGTATTGGGGGTATTTCATATCGGTTACGGAGACCAGTCTGCACTTCGGGACACCGACGCAGGCAGACCAGCCTCTGAACTGATGACGGTCTATGATCATCTCATTTAA
- a CDS encoding class I SAM-dependent methyltransferase gives MYVAKNWKDYEVIDTGGGEKLERWGDVILRRPDPQIIWPLEKETNEWRQVHGHYHRSSSGGGSWDMKKPIPERWTIGYENLKFHIKPTSFKHTGLFPEQAANWSWMMDKIAGAGRPISVLNLFAYTGGATVAAAYAGASVVHVDAAKGMVQWAKENVQLSGLADRPVRFITDDVFKFVQREQRRGNRYDAIIMDPPSYGRGPNGETWKLEENLYPFLKSCMEILSDNPLFMLVNSYTTGISSTVLRNMLTMTMSAQYGGQITAGEIGLPITRSGLDLPCGILGRWES, from the coding sequence ATGTACGTAGCAAAGAACTGGAAGGACTATGAAGTAATCGATACAGGAGGCGGCGAAAAGCTGGAGCGTTGGGGCGATGTTATCTTGCGCAGACCCGATCCACAGATTATTTGGCCCCTTGAAAAAGAAACCAATGAATGGCGCCAGGTTCACGGTCATTATCACCGCAGTTCTTCGGGCGGCGGCAGCTGGGATATGAAAAAACCGATCCCGGAACGCTGGACCATCGGATACGAGAACCTGAAATTTCATATTAAACCAACCAGCTTCAAACATACCGGTCTGTTCCCTGAACAAGCGGCTAACTGGAGCTGGATGATGGATAAAATCGCAGGGGCAGGTCGTCCCATCTCTGTACTAAACCTGTTTGCTTATACAGGCGGTGCAACGGTTGCTGCTGCTTATGCCGGAGCTTCAGTTGTTCACGTGGATGCCGCTAAGGGCATGGTACAGTGGGCCAAAGAGAATGTTCAATTATCCGGCCTTGCGGATCGCCCTGTTCGTTTCATTACAGATGATGTATTCAAATTTGTACAGCGCGAACAGCGTCGCGGCAATCGGTATGACGCGATTATTATGGACCCGCCTTCCTATGGCCGAGGCCCTAACGGAGAGACATGGAAGCTGGAAGAGAACCTCTACCCTTTCCTGAAATCATGTATGGAAATTTTGTCGGATAACCCACTATTCATGTTGGTCAATTCCTATACAACCGGGATTTCCTCTACCGTTCTGCGCAACATGCTGACAATGACGATGTCTGCCCAATACGGCGGTCAAATTACGGCAGGCGAAATTGGTCTTCCAATTACCCGCAGTGGTCTGGATCTGCCATGCGGCATTTTGGGCCGCTGGGAGTCTTGA
- a CDS encoding MGMT family protein, translating to MTPFTKQVVAIIAAIPEGKVMTYGQIAAHAGSPRAARQVVRILHSMSRKERLPWHRVVNAKGLISIPDEHSRLMQETELISEGVEFQMDGSINLRLFGHDPGPDFLLDPSTDEK from the coding sequence ATGACACCGTTTACGAAGCAGGTCGTTGCCATCATCGCAGCAATTCCTGAGGGAAAAGTCATGACGTATGGACAGATTGCCGCTCATGCAGGCAGCCCTAGAGCTGCCAGACAGGTTGTACGCATACTGCACTCCATGAGCCGGAAGGAGCGACTTCCCTGGCACCGCGTCGTCAACGCCAAAGGTCTAATCTCCATTCCCGATGAGCATTCACGACTGATGCAGGAGACAGAGCTCATTAGCGAAGGTGTTGAATTTCAGATGGATGGAAGCATCAACCTCAGACTCTTCGGTCATGATCCGGGTCCTGACTTTCTCCTTGATCCATCGACCGACGAAAAATAA
- a CDS encoding DUF1540 domain-containing protein gives MAKDVLCEVNSCRHWAEENKCNASSIYIVSHSSKKVSESAETDCKTFEVK, from the coding sequence ATGGCAAAAGACGTATTATGCGAGGTTAACTCCTGTCGTCACTGGGCTGAAGAGAACAAATGCAACGCATCTTCAATCTACATCGTGAGTCACAGTTCCAAAAAAGTGAGTGAATCCGCTGAAACGGATTGCAAAACATTTGAAGTAAAATAA